One window of Aestuariirhabdus haliotis genomic DNA carries:
- a CDS encoding NUDIX domain-containing protein yields the protein MKQYVTGFLFSQDSRQVVLINKINPEWQRGLFNGVGGKIEAGEESAAAMVREFAEETGVIIPETEWIRYAHIHRPGHYDLDLYFAHSDLGHL from the coding sequence GTGAAACAATACGTTACCGGCTTTCTATTTTCACAAGACTCAAGACAGGTGGTGTTGATCAACAAGATCAATCCGGAATGGCAACGGGGTTTGTTTAATGGCGTGGGGGGAAAAATAGAAGCCGGTGAAGAGTCGGCTGCCGCCATGGTCAGGGAGTTTGCTGAAGAAACCGGTGTGATCATTCCCGAAACAGAATGGATCCGCTACGCCCATATTCACCGCCCCGGCCATTACGATCTGGATCTCTATTTTGCTCATTCTGATCTAGGGCACCTCTGA